In Planctomycetota bacterium, a single window of DNA contains:
- a CDS encoding DNA starvation/stationary phase protection protein → MKQIHADPETRRIRGTNRSQRVRSSAPFAAEKRPAVAELLNSLLADEFVLYAKTRNYHWNVRGIHFRELHKLFEEQYEKLDEILDEVAERVRTCGGLALGTLSEFLDGSRLREQPGRYPDSRAMIGDLLRDHEEVIDFIREAVVRCDDEFGDVGTSNFLADLLQDHEKMAWMLEATIENDVRERREEEAPARARR, encoded by the coding sequence ATGAAACAGATCCACGCCGACCCCGAGACCCGCCGGATCCGCGGAACCAACCGGTCCCAGAGGGTCCGCTCTTCCGCTCCTTTCGCGGCGGAGAAGCGCCCCGCCGTGGCGGAGCTCCTCAACTCCCTCCTGGCCGACGAATTCGTCCTCTACGCCAAGACGCGGAACTACCATTGGAACGTCCGTGGAATCCACTTCCGCGAGCTCCACAAGCTCTTCGAGGAACAGTACGAAAAGCTCGACGAGATCCTCGACGAGGTCGCCGAGCGCGTCCGCACCTGCGGCGGGCTGGCGCTCGGGACCCTCTCGGAGTTTCTCGACGGCAGCCGGCTCCGCGAGCAGCCGGGCCGGTACCCCGACTCCCGCGCCATGATCGGAGATCTTCTCCGGGATCATGAGGAGGTCATCGATTTCATCCGGGAGGCCGTCGTGCGCTGCGACGACGAGTTCGGGGACGTGGGGACGTCCAACTTCCTGGCCGACCTGCTCCAGGATCACGAAAAGATGGCCTGGATGCTCGAGGCCACGATCGAGAACGACGTCCGCGAGCGCCGCGAGGAGGAGGCTCCCGCCCGCGCCCGCCGGTGA
- a CDS encoding Gfo/Idh/MocA family oxidoreductase encodes MNEPVFSRRDFLNAGSAALGAGWVERIPFVHGGAQDHPTLRVGLIGCGGRGRGAIENVLEAAPNVQVIALADMFPDRIQTARRLAAERELAGFKVQDDHCFTGFDAYKRLLDTSVDYVMLCEPPGFRPLHFAAAVEAGKHVFMEKPVAVDPVGVRKVIEYGEKARQKKLGVVPGTQNRHSRKIRETVRRIHDGQIGDVVAGYIFFNTGYLWSYERRPGWSDMEWQVRNWYYFDWLSGDHIVEQHIHQIDLTDWVLRAHPVRATAVGGRQVRVEELYGNIYDHFAVDFEYPNGVHVLSMCRQWPRVPGLVAAWYVGTQGTAYLHHPQKSGVIEGRNPWRFEGAEVPAQVQEHRDLIESIRAGTPINEARRIAETTLTSILGREAAYTGKALTWDEVFASDLDLSPPKYEFGPNPVRPVRVPGRNA; translated from the coding sequence ATGAACGAACCCGTCTTCTCGCGCCGGGACTTTCTGAACGCCGGTTCGGCGGCGCTCGGCGCGGGGTGGGTCGAGCGTATTCCCTTCGTCCACGGCGGCGCCCAGGATCACCCGACGCTGCGGGTGGGGCTGATCGGCTGCGGCGGCCGGGGGCGGGGCGCGATCGAGAACGTCCTGGAGGCGGCTCCGAACGTCCAGGTGATCGCGCTGGCGGACATGTTCCCGGACCGCATCCAAACCGCGCGGCGGCTGGCTGCGGAGCGCGAGCTCGCGGGCTTCAAGGTTCAGGACGACCATTGCTTCACCGGCTTCGACGCCTACAAGCGCCTTCTCGACACCAGCGTGGATTACGTCATGCTCTGCGAGCCTCCCGGGTTCCGGCCGCTTCACTTCGCCGCCGCGGTCGAGGCGGGAAAGCACGTCTTCATGGAAAAGCCCGTCGCGGTCGATCCGGTCGGCGTCCGGAAGGTGATCGAATATGGGGAAAAAGCCCGCCAGAAGAAGCTGGGGGTGGTGCCAGGCACGCAGAACCGGCATTCGCGCAAAATCCGCGAGACGGTCCGGCGCATACACGACGGTCAGATCGGCGACGTCGTCGCCGGGTACATCTTCTTCAACACGGGGTACCTCTGGAGCTACGAGCGGCGCCCCGGTTGGAGCGACATGGAGTGGCAGGTCCGCAACTGGTACTACTTCGACTGGCTCTCGGGGGATCACATCGTCGAACAGCACATCCATCAGATCGACCTGACGGACTGGGTTTTGCGGGCTCATCCGGTGCGGGCCACGGCGGTGGGGGGGCGGCAGGTCCGCGTGGAGGAGCTGTACGGCAACATCTACGATCACTTCGCCGTGGACTTCGAATATCCGAACGGCGTCCATGTCTTGAGCATGTGCCGGCAATGGCCGCGCGTTCCGGGCCTCGTGGCGGCCTGGTACGTGGGGACCCAGGGCACGGCGTACCTGCACCACCCGCAGAAATCGGGGGTCATCGAGGGACGGAATCCGTGGCGGTTCGAGGGCGCGGAGGTCCCGGCCCAGGTTCAGGAGCATCGCGATCTCATCGAGAGCATCCGCGCCGGAACTCCCATCAACGAGGCGCGCCGGATCGCCGAGACGACGCTGACGTCGATTCTCGGCCGCGAGGCGGCCTATACGGGCAAGGCTCTCACGTGGGACGAGGTCTTCGCTTCCGACCTGGACCTGAGTCCGCCGAAGTACGAGTTCGGTCCGAATCCCGTCCGGCCCGTGCGGGTCCCGGGACGCAACGCCTGA
- a CDS encoding DUF1080 domain-containing protein, translated as MAGGTVIRTLLGLALAAGWAAQDDEAGFEPLFNGKDFSGMKFYLGKDGTADPAATFRVEDGVLVCSGRPAGYWYTEKKYKDFVLRFEYRFKRPSGEVDESRWAGNSGYLFYFAEHKVWPRSLEVQGMNRDVLGLIAIGGFKVKRVSEDRDARVRVRRPLGEWNEVEIVSQDGRMTCRLNGAKISEFAEFEPFESPIAFQSEGAEIHWRRVRLKPL; from the coding sequence TTGGCGGGAGGGACCGTGATTCGGACGCTTCTGGGGTTGGCGCTGGCCGCGGGGTGGGCGGCGCAGGACGACGAGGCGGGTTTCGAGCCTCTCTTCAACGGCAAGGATTTTTCCGGGATGAAGTTCTATCTCGGGAAGGACGGTACGGCCGATCCCGCGGCGACGTTTCGCGTGGAGGACGGCGTTCTCGTGTGCTCCGGGCGTCCCGCCGGGTACTGGTACACCGAGAAGAAATACAAGGACTTCGTGCTTCGCTTCGAATACCGCTTCAAGCGGCCCTCCGGGGAGGTGGACGAGTCCCGCTGGGCGGGAAACAGCGGATACCTCTTTTACTTCGCCGAGCACAAGGTCTGGCCGCGAAGCCTCGAGGTCCAGGGAATGAACCGGGACGTTCTGGGCCTGATCGCCATCGGCGGGTTCAAGGTGAAGCGCGTGTCGGAGGACCGGGACGCCCGCGTCCGGGTCCGCCGGCCGCTGGGCGAATGGAACGAGGTCGAGATCGTCTCCCAGGACGGCCGGATGACGTGCCGCCTGAACGGGGCGAAGATCAGCGAATTCGCGGAGTTCGAGCCTTTCGAGAGTCCCATCGCCTTCCAGTCGGAGGGCGCCGAGATCCATTGGCGCCGCGTGCGCCTGAAGCCTCTGTAA
- a CDS encoding FAD:protein FMN transferase — protein sequence MRRALRTGLAVSLLAGCIVPGEGSLARFEFTESHMGTPCRVVFYAAGPGEAERARRAAFAELAAVDERMSDYREDSEISRLSRRSGVGPVPVSEPLFEVLSAARKFSELSGGAFDVTVGPLVELWRKARREGRLPPPEAVREALERTGWTKLVLDPAARTVCLERAGMKLDVGGIAKGYACDRALAALARLGIRRAMVDTGGGMALGDPPPDRTGWRIQVADQSSKVLVLARRGVATSGDWERYVEIDGVRYSHIVDPATGVGLTNRILVTVVAPDGMSADALSTALSVLGPERGLRLAEDLPGVEAWMRWRENGAIRTAQTSGFAALLEP from the coding sequence ATGCGTCGGGCCTTGCGAACCGGACTGGCGGTTTCCCTTCTGGCGGGCTGCATTGTACCCGGCGAGGGTTCCCTCGCAAGGTTCGAGTTCACGGAGTCCCACATGGGGACGCCCTGCCGGGTCGTCTTCTACGCCGCCGGTCCCGGGGAAGCGGAGCGCGCCCGGCGGGCGGCGTTCGCGGAGCTGGCGGCGGTCGACGAACGCATGAGCGATTACCGCGAGGACAGCGAGATTTCCCGTCTCAGCCGGCGGTCGGGGGTCGGCCCCGTGCCTGTTTCGGAGCCGCTCTTCGAAGTCCTTTCGGCCGCCCGTAAATTTTCCGAGCTTTCCGGGGGCGCCTTCGACGTGACGGTGGGCCCGCTGGTCGAGCTCTGGCGCAAAGCTCGGCGCGAGGGTCGCCTTCCGCCTCCGGAGGCGGTGCGGGAGGCCCTGGAACGGACCGGCTGGACGAAGCTCGTGCTGGATCCGGCGGCCCGGACCGTCTGCCTCGAGCGGGCGGGAATGAAGCTCGACGTGGGAGGCATCGCCAAGGGGTACGCGTGCGACCGGGCGCTCGCGGCGCTGGCCCGCCTCGGGATTCGCCGGGCCATGGTCGACACCGGCGGCGGCATGGCTCTCGGGGATCCTCCCCCGGACCGCACCGGCTGGCGGATCCAGGTGGCCGACCAGTCGTCGAAGGTGCTCGTTCTTGCCCGGCGCGGGGTGGCGACCTCCGGGGACTGGGAGCGCTACGTCGAGATCGACGGCGTTCGCTATTCGCACATCGTGGATCCGGCCACGGGCGTCGGATTGACGAACCGCATCCTCGTGACGGTCGTGGCGCCGGACGGAATGAGCGCGGACGCCCTGTCCACGGCGCTCTCGGTTCTGGGGCCGGAGCGCGGGCTGCGGCTGGCCGAGGATCTCCCCGGCGTCGAGGCCTGGATGCGCTGGCGCGAGAACGGCGCGATCCGGACCGCCCAGACCTCCGGCTTCGCCGCCCTCCTGGAGCCTTAA
- a CDS encoding Gfo/Idh/MocA family oxidoreductase, which translates to MPQKKISRRDFVASGAAAGTAAFMARVPLVHAGQSTPTLKAGLIGCGGRGKGAAGNFLAAAPNVQITALADVFEDRVKSVGRELEGTEGFKVTPENCFTGLDAYKKVLESGVDVVLLATSPGFRPLHFAAAVEAGKHVFMEKPVAVDPAGVRKVIEVGKKAREKELAVLAGTQYRHQKSFIETIKRVHDGWIGEIVAGRAYYNTGLPWAPKARRPNESDMEWQIRNWLFYDWLSGDHIVEQHIHTIDVTDWVMNARPVRAVAVGGRQTRVGEQWGNVYDHFCVDYEYPKGVHVTSMCRQWPGCPGQVAAYFRGTKGEVDVYNGVIRGEKNWSFEDEFKEKPSIAKAYVQEHTDWIESIRAGKPINEATQVAESSLTAILGREAAYTGKAIAWADLATAELDLSPPKYEFGPNPVRPMPIPGKPREGIK; encoded by the coding sequence ATGCCGCAGAAGAAGATCAGCCGCCGGGACTTCGTGGCTTCCGGCGCGGCCGCCGGAACGGCCGCCTTCATGGCCCGCGTGCCCCTGGTGCACGCCGGACAGAGCACTCCCACTCTCAAGGCCGGCCTGATCGGCTGCGGCGGGCGCGGCAAAGGGGCGGCCGGAAACTTCCTGGCGGCGGCCCCCAACGTGCAGATCACCGCCCTCGCGGACGTTTTCGAAGACCGCGTCAAGTCCGTGGGCCGCGAGCTGGAGGGGACCGAGGGGTTCAAGGTGACCCCGGAAAACTGTTTCACGGGGCTCGATGCCTACAAGAAGGTTCTCGAAAGCGGCGTGGACGTCGTGCTCCTGGCCACGTCGCCGGGCTTCCGGCCGCTCCACTTCGCCGCCGCGGTCGAGGCGGGAAAGCACGTGTTCATGGAGAAGCCCGTCGCCGTGGACCCGGCGGGCGTCCGCAAGGTGATCGAGGTCGGAAAGAAGGCGCGGGAGAAGGAGCTCGCCGTTCTCGCCGGGACCCAGTACCGCCATCAGAAGAGTTTCATCGAAACGATCAAGCGGGTGCACGACGGCTGGATCGGCGAGATCGTCGCCGGACGCGCGTATTACAACACCGGCCTGCCCTGGGCGCCCAAGGCGCGCCGGCCCAACGAGAGCGACATGGAGTGGCAGATCCGCAACTGGCTCTTTTACGACTGGCTCTCGGGGGACCACATCGTCGAGCAGCACATTCACACGATCGACGTCACCGACTGGGTGATGAACGCCCGGCCCGTCCGGGCCGTCGCCGTGGGCGGTCGCCAGACCCGCGTGGGCGAACAGTGGGGCAACGTGTACGATCACTTCTGCGTGGACTACGAGTATCCGAAGGGGGTCCACGTCACGAGCATGTGCCGCCAGTGGCCGGGCTGCCCCGGACAGGTGGCCGCCTACTTCCGGGGCACGAAGGGGGAGGTGGACGTCTACAACGGCGTCATCCGCGGCGAGAAGAACTGGAGCTTCGAGGACGAGTTCAAGGAAAAGCCCTCGATCGCCAAGGCGTACGTCCAGGAGCATACGGACTGGATCGAGAGCATCCGCGCCGGCAAGCCCATCAACGAGGCGACCCAGGTGGCCGAAAGCTCCCTCACCGCGATCCTCGGGCGGGAAGCGGCATACACCGGCAAAGCGATCGCCTGGGCGGATCTCGCGACCGCGGAGCTCGATCTGAGCCCGCCCAAGTACGAGTTCGGCCCCAACCCCGTCCGGCCGATGCCCATTCCGGGCAAGCCGCGCGAGGGGATCAAGTAG
- a CDS encoding Gfo/Idh/MocA family oxidoreductase, protein MTDALTRREFMEAGTAAFMAQVPLVHAGGQEPTISVGVIGCGGRGTGAAENILDAAAAMNPPVHLRIVALGDVFKDRIDGSRRQLGKHPGFKVTDENCFAGLDNYKKVLDSGVNLVILATPPGFRPLHFAAAIEAGKHVFFEKPVAVDPVGVRKVIEYGEKAKEKKLAVVTGTQRRHQAGYVECIRRIHEGAIGEIVAGRCYWNSGGVWVRKREPDWDDLTYQLRNWYYFDWLCGDHIVEQHVHNLDVINWALQAHPVKAVAVGGRQVRTGPEYGHIWDHFAVDFEYPKGVHVLSMCRHWNNTPGNVSEAVVGTKGESDCHSYIKGPETWRFKGGGRNPYVQEHMDLLESIRNGRPLNEARQIAESTLTAILGREAAYTGKVITWDEMYASDMNLMPEKLEPGPLPVRPIPVPGKPR, encoded by the coding sequence ATGACCGACGCGCTGACTCGACGGGAATTCATGGAGGCCGGCACGGCCGCGTTCATGGCGCAGGTGCCGCTCGTTCACGCCGGCGGCCAGGAGCCCACGATCTCCGTGGGCGTGATCGGCTGCGGCGGCCGGGGAACCGGCGCGGCGGAAAACATCCTGGACGCCGCCGCGGCCATGAATCCGCCGGTCCATCTCCGGATCGTCGCCCTCGGAGACGTCTTCAAAGATCGGATCGACGGTTCGCGCCGTCAGCTCGGCAAGCACCCCGGGTTCAAGGTGACCGACGAGAACTGCTTCGCGGGTCTGGACAATTACAAGAAGGTTCTGGATTCGGGGGTGAACCTCGTCATCCTGGCGACGCCTCCGGGGTTTCGTCCGCTTCACTTCGCGGCGGCGATCGAGGCGGGCAAGCACGTCTTCTTCGAGAAGCCGGTGGCCGTGGACCCGGTGGGTGTCCGGAAGGTGATCGAATACGGCGAGAAAGCCAAGGAGAAGAAGCTTGCCGTGGTGACGGGCACCCAGCGGCGCCATCAGGCCGGATATGTGGAATGCATCCGGCGCATCCACGAGGGAGCCATCGGCGAAATCGTCGCCGGCCGGTGCTATTGGAATTCGGGCGGCGTCTGGGTCCGCAAGCGCGAGCCGGATTGGGACGACCTCACGTACCAGCTGCGCAACTGGTACTACTTCGACTGGCTCTGCGGGGACCACATCGTCGAGCAGCACGTTCACAACCTCGACGTCATCAATTGGGCGCTTCAGGCGCATCCCGTGAAGGCGGTGGCCGTGGGGGGGCGCCAGGTCCGCACGGGACCGGAGTACGGCCACATCTGGGACCATTTCGCGGTGGACTTCGAGTACCCCAAGGGGGTTCACGTCCTGAGCATGTGCCGGCATTGGAACAACACGCCGGGCAACGTGAGCGAGGCGGTCGTGGGCACGAAAGGGGAAAGCGACTGCCATTCCTACATCAAAGGGCCCGAAACCTGGCGCTTCAAAGGCGGAGGACGCAACCCGTACGTCCAGGAACACATGGATCTTCTGGAGAGCATCCGCAACGGACGTCCGCTCAACGAGGCGCGCCAGATCGCCGAAAGCACCCTGACCGCCATCCTCGGCCGCGAAGCCGCGTACACGGGCAAGGTCATCACGTGGGACGAGATGTATGCCTCCGACATGAACCTGATGCCCGAGAAGCTGGAGCCGGGACCGCTCCCGGTCCGGCCGATTCCGGTCCCCGGCAAGCCGCGGTAG
- a CDS encoding PIG-L family deacetylase: MRSILGLWAVAALAGGCASAAGTSPMASSGPVPAEAPEDGKLRIIAFGAHPDDCELREGGVAAKWAALGHHVKFVSVTNGDIGHWGTAGGPLARRRLAEVRRCAEILGIRTEVLDIHDGELMVTLENRRTICRLIREWKADVVISHRPNDYHPDHRYVGILVMDAAYMVTVPYFCPDTPHLTRNPVFLFSEDGFRRPNPFTADIVVAIDDVIEKKLACVEALESQFYEGGCNGGPHLVPDPKDAAAVAARRRDVREQFARRFAATADRFRPQLEARYGRERAAEVRYAEAFEICEYGRRPDEEEIRKLFPFFPHR; the protein is encoded by the coding sequence ATGCGATCGATTCTCGGACTCTGGGCGGTCGCCGCGCTCGCCGGGGGATGCGCCTCGGCGGCAGGCACGAGCCCCATGGCTTCTTCCGGCCCGGTTCCTGCGGAGGCGCCGGAGGATGGGAAGCTCCGCATCATCGCCTTCGGGGCGCATCCGGACGACTGCGAATTGCGGGAAGGCGGCGTGGCCGCCAAGTGGGCGGCGCTCGGACACCACGTCAAGTTCGTCTCCGTGACCAACGGAGACATCGGACACTGGGGCACGGCCGGCGGGCCGCTGGCGCGCCGGCGCCTGGCCGAAGTCCGCCGGTGCGCGGAAATCCTGGGGATCCGGACGGAGGTGCTCGACATCCATGACGGGGAGCTGATGGTGACCCTGGAGAACCGGCGCACGATCTGCCGCCTCATTCGGGAGTGGAAGGCGGACGTCGTCATCAGCCACCGGCCCAACGACTATCACCCGGATCACCGGTACGTCGGGATCCTCGTCATGGACGCGGCGTACATGGTGACGGTGCCGTACTTCTGTCCGGATACGCCGCATCTCACGCGCAACCCGGTGTTTCTCTTCTCCGAGGACGGCTTCCGCCGGCCCAATCCGTTCACGGCGGACATCGTCGTGGCAATCGACGACGTGATCGAAAAGAAGCTCGCCTGCGTGGAGGCGCTGGAGTCCCAGTTCTACGAGGGCGGCTGCAACGGCGGGCCGCATCTGGTGCCCGATCCGAAGGACGCGGCCGCCGTGGCCGCCCGCAGGCGGGACGTGCGCGAACAGTTCGCCCGCCGGTTCGCCGCCACGGCCGACCGGTTCCGGCCCCAGCTCGAGGCCCGATACGGCCGGGAGCGGGCCGCCGAGGTCCGCTACGCCGAGGCTTTCGAGATCTGCGAATACGGCCGCCGGCCGGACGAGGAGGAGATCCGGAAACTTTTCCCGTTCTTCCCGCACCGTTAG